One Vallitalea okinawensis DNA window includes the following coding sequences:
- a CDS encoding ABC transporter permease, which translates to MNGLTTVKKKSSKTKSNRSLLAYIWFHRYLYLLLVPGIIYYIIFHYIPMYGATIAFKDFNIMKGIIGSPWAGFKHFEYLFSLNKFFQVFKNTIIISLMRLVCGFPAPIIVALLLNELSKMKFKKVIQTVVYLPHFISWVIFGGMLVTILSAETGIVNMIIVALGGEPIGFLTDPEYFRWTLVWTAIYKWFGWNTVIYMAALSGVDTQLYEAAVIDGANRWQRIWHITLPCIKGTIVVLLILRIGNLMQAGFEQIYVLYNPAVYRVSDILDTYVYRLGLSEGKFSLATAIGLFKSVINFVLLISANKIARMMEQPGIY; encoded by the coding sequence ATGAATGGCTTAACAACGGTAAAGAAAAAATCATCTAAGACCAAAAGCAATCGATCATTATTAGCCTACATATGGTTTCATCGCTATTTATATCTACTATTAGTACCAGGTATCATCTATTATATTATTTTTCATTACATACCTATGTACGGTGCTACCATTGCATTCAAAGACTTCAATATTATGAAGGGTATCATCGGTAGTCCATGGGCAGGATTCAAACACTTTGAGTATCTATTTTCATTAAATAAGTTCTTTCAAGTATTTAAGAATACTATCATCATCAGTTTAATGAGGTTAGTTTGTGGTTTCCCTGCACCCATCATTGTTGCATTACTTCTTAATGAACTATCCAAGATGAAATTTAAAAAAGTTATTCAGACAGTTGTCTATTTACCTCATTTTATTTCCTGGGTCATCTTTGGTGGTATGTTAGTTACCATTCTCTCAGCAGAAACAGGTATAGTCAATATGATCATCGTGGCACTGGGTGGTGAACCTATCGGTTTCTTAACAGACCCAGAATACTTCAGATGGACTCTCGTATGGACAGCCATCTATAAATGGTTTGGTTGGAATACAGTTATCTATATGGCAGCGTTGTCTGGTGTTGATACCCAGCTCTATGAAGCAGCTGTTATCGATGGTGCTAATAGATGGCAAAGAATATGGCATATAACCTTACCATGCATTAAAGGTACCATTGTAGTCTTGTTAATCTTACGTATAGGTAATTTAATGCAAGCAGGATTTGAACAAATCTATGTCCTATACAACCCAGCTGTATATAGAGTATCGGATATCCTTGATACCTATGTCTATCGACTTGGTTTATCAGAAGGTAAGTTCAGCTTGGCAACAGCCATAGGTCTCTTTAAGTCTGTCATTAACTTTGTACTTTTAATATCAGCTAACAAAATAGCCCGTATGATGGAACAACCAGGGATTTATTAG